GCCTTAAGTCTGGAAAGTTTGGGGAGTTGGCCTGCTTGGCAGTTGCCTTGTTGGCTTGTGATGAACAACAAGTAAACTTGTGGCGGAACGCTGGTTGCTATTTGGGAATGGCCGAACAGCTGAAGAACGATGCGGCCGATTTCATGAGGGACAGTAAAAATGATTTGATGAAATTAAAAATGACGCTCCCCCTCATCAAGTCATTGGAGAATAGTTATGAATCCGGTGACGGTTTTTCTGAACTCATGCAAAGAGTGAGCCAGGACCAGAATTTGTTGTGGGCCAATCGGGTTCAAATAAGGGAATACATAATCAACTGTGGAGCTTTTGATTACACATTCATTCTAAGCCGGTTGTATACGGAAAAAGCATTTCAGTTGATTGAAGCTTTTTATGGCCGATCAGAGAAATGTTTACAGCTTCGCAAACTGTTTGCAGGAGAGAGGTAGATGATTTCTTTTGTTGCAGAAAGATTTAACCGTCTGGTATTCCTGCTTAGTGTCCTATTCTTGTGCTGTACTCTTTACTTTATCTGGTATGTTCAAAATACCCCCTTCATGGGTGTGTTTCTGGAGTTGAATCAAGGGAAATGGATTGTTCAAGAAGTTGAATCTTTTGGGGTTGGGCATCAGTGGGGAATCAAACAGGGAGATTTAGTTTTCTTGGTGGATGGGGCTGCGCCGGAAGAGAACTATAATGTTTACAAGTGGGGAATTCTGGAGAATGTAGATTCGCTAAATCTTCTGACAACTGAAGGTGTCTATTATGAGCTAAAGGTTAAAGAGGGAGGCGCTGTTTCTTCCTCCAGCAAGATGCTATCTTTGACCGCTTTATCTTTTGCCTTTTGGGCAATTGCTACTTATACGTATATCCGCAAACCGCGTTTCACCTTGATCAAATATTTCTGGTTGCTGATGACAGCCATCTCTTTTGCGATGATGGCCTCCATTCCTTCCAGCCATGGCCTTCTTCCTGCCCGAATCCTTGTGATCTTATCTGTAGCCTGGATTCCGTTTCTCACGGTTTCTTTTGTTCAACAATTTCTCGAAAAATTTGATAATCCTTCTTTTCATAGAATTCGTAACGTGTTTCGATTGATTGGCGTTTTGTTTACCATATCGCTATTTGTGTACCTTCTTGTGAATCTCTCTTCCCCTCTAATTGTGAAATGGTTTCGATATGGACTGCTTGCGCAAATTGGATTGTTGCTGCTTTCCCTGCCTGTAGCATTTAGAAGTTCCAAGAATAAAATTGCCCCCTCCGAAAGAAATCAATTCTTGGTTTTGTTATTCGGATTCCTTGCGGGAATCTTACCGTTCTTCATCTTTACCGTTGTTCCCGACCTCATACTAAAAACAGATGTCATACCCTTTCAGTATACTTTGCTGAGTATTGTGATCTTGCCATTGACATGTGCGTACGTTTTAACAAAGCGTCAAATTATCGATATGAAATTTTACCTTGGGGGATACCGAAGTTTTTTCAAAAAGAAAGATGCATTAAGGCAACAGAAAATAAAACTGCTGCTGGTAACTCAAGGTGAACAGACCTATAAGACCATGCGGTTAATATTGGAATTGATCCACAAGGTGATTGACATTGATGGGATGTTTTTGATCTGGTATCGAAAAGAAAGCCCTGTTTTCAGTAGTACAGGCTGTTTTGAAAACAAGGAAAAGGAATTGCAGAAATGGTTGGAAAAAGATTTTCCCCGGCGATCTGATTCAAAACGTCTTACATATGGGAATCTGATTCACCGGGTTTTTGTAATAGGTTCCAATCAAGAACCACATGGCTATTTGGTTGTTGGAAACAAAAGAAACAGATCGCAGTTCACCTCTAAGGAAATAGAATTTCTTAGGAATTTGACCGAAGATCTGCTTGATATTTACATTCACTTTTCCATGTACGATGAACTTCAAAAAGAATATCAAACGAGAGCAAACAGGTCTTATGGTAAAGACGACATCGCGATTTCCAAGGATGTAAGCCAGTTGTTGATTGAGGCCCAGGAAGAAGAAAAAATCAGGATCGCACAGTACCTGCACGACCAAATTTTGCAAAGTTTGATCTTTCTGTCGCGAGATTTAAAGAGGATAGGGGACAACAACCCGTTACTCGCGGAAAGAGAGAAACTGGACTTTCTTGTAAGGAACGTTAACGACACCATATACGAGATACGTGAAATTTGCGCGGAATTGTATCCGTCCATAATCGAAGATCTCGGATTGCGGGAAGCGATCCGCTGGTATGTACGGGAGATTAAGGAAAAGAGAAACGTTTTAATCGATTGGAAGTATGAGATGGAAGACGAACATTTGCTGCCTTTTACTACAAAAGTAAGCTTGTTTCGAATCATTAAGGAACTGGTCAATAATGCTTTGAAACACGCTGAAGCCGAAACGATTCAACTTTCATTGGTTTTGAAAAACGATACTTTGACATGTGAAATTTCCGATGACGGCAAAGGGATTGATGTGCCAATAGATTTTCACGCATTTCTGAATGGAAAACACCTGGGGCTGGTAACTGTACAGAAACGAATTGAGCATTTGGGAGGGAGTCTTTCCTTCCATTCGGCTCCGGGGAAAGGCACCAGGGTTTCGTTCGAACTTCCTGTCTGGTCAAAGGAGTGGGAGCATGAGCAAGCCAATTAAAGTCATGTTGGTCGATGACCATCCGCTTGTTATGAATGGGTTGCGGAACTGGTTGGAGGGTGAACCTGATATACAAGTTGTCGGTGCTTTTGACAACGGAATAACAGCGTTTGAGGAGATGCGTCAATTACTCCCGGATGTTGTTGTTTTGGATATCCGCATGCCCGGAATCAATGGATTGGAGTTGGCGAGACAGATAAAAGGAGAATATGGGGATTCGGTAAAGCTGGTCATTTTATCGGGATACGTATACGAGGAGTACCAGAGAACCGCGTTTGAAATTGGGGTTCATGCATTTGTACCCAAAAACGCCTCGTACGATCAAATACTAAATGCAATCAGGCAAAGTGCTTTGGGGAATTACTTGATTTTTGAAAAAACAAAACAATACGAAACGCATCAACTCCTTACCCCAACGGAAATTCAGGTTTTACAATTGGTGGCGCAGGAAAAAACCAATGGGGATATTGCCAAAGAGTTAAACATGGCGAAGCGAACAGTAGAGTACCATATTTCCTCGATTATTCAAAAGCTTGGAGCTGATTCACGAATTGGCGCTGTAGTTAAAGGATTTCAGAAGGGGATAATAGAGTAATTTATGTAGCTCACCTTGGATTGAAAAAATTTGCGTGATACCGCAATAAACTTTGCGGTATATACGGATGTTTTTTTAAAAAACAAAATCTATGATCTAGTTATAGCAGTAAATAATTTATTGCTAGAACAAAAATTCTTTGGTGAGCTCTAGCATCTACAATGCTAGTAGCGGGAGTAGCTGTAAGCGCTTCATATTTTGCAGCTTCCAGAGTCAAACAAGAAGTTAGACAAGAGGTAAGAAGGGAGGAGATGAAAGGATGTAACCGCCAACAAAATGTCAAAAAACATTCTTCATTACAAGAAGCAATATAAGATTCGACTATTCTCAGGATAGATCATAAATTTATTGAGGAGGGTAATGAAAAAAGATGAGGTTAAAAAGAATACTGTTGTCGAGCTTAATTGGGTTTGCCGCCATTTCTAGTTTAGCCTATGCCCAATCAAAAACTATGACTATTACTAGTACTTACATGACACGCTCTGTTTCTTTTAGCGGAACAGACATACAAAAAAATAGCTACAGCTGGAATCTTTCTGTCGATGGTGACAACAATAATGACGGTACTCTTTATCTGAATAATTTCAATTGGTACCGAGGGTCTAGTTCTCCGAAACAGTTATTTTTTGGAATTACTTGGTTGGTGGATTCGGTAAATGAAAACAATACTTTCCCTATAAGTAATGTTTACGGTGTAGCACTTAATTCAAGCCTTAACGTAAAAGTTAATGACCCATGGACTCCAGGGTGGCAAGAAAATGCCTATCCTTATATGGAACAATATATAGGAGTAGGACAACAAACTAAAGATGGTTACCAAGTCCAAAATACAGCAGTAGATTCTGTAGTTTTTATAGCTTACTAGGAGGGATTAAAAATGAAAAAAAGCTGGTTAGTTTATACAATCTTAACGGTAGGGTTGACATTTTTGGCTACTCAATCAAGTTTTGCTAGTAACAATGATTCCACTAAAACTAAGATTGATATCAAACGGCAACATACAGAATTAAAATCTAAATCATTAGCAGAAGTTCAGGCTGAAGTACCCTTCTCAATAATAGCTCCGAGTGACTTGCCTTATGGTTTGGTTCTTAAAGAAGTAGTCGTTTCCCACCCTCCAACTGGGATTAATAATCCAAAATTAGCCCGTGCTATTTTAACGTTCGCTTCTCCTGATAAGAAAAATATACTGCAAGTTTGGGAAGGAAAAGCGACAAACACCATCAAAGGCAAAGGAATTAAAAATAAAAAACTTGCTATAAATAATAAGGGTGCGGAATATGTTTTGACCGACAAAATTGCAGCTATTTCCTGGTCGAAAGGAGATGTAAATTTCTTCGCGATAACCAATCCAAACAGCGATATTTCCTCCGAAGAAACGCTGGTTCAAATTGCGAAACTTTTTAAGCAGTGAATAACGGTGAGGTGACCCGATGAGGTTAAAAATGCTGCCTGTCGCTCTGATTATATCGGTGGCATTGTTTACAGGGTGTACAAGTCAACCAACGCAAGTGGATGTTCCACCAAATAATTCGTTGTTGAAACAAGCACAAGATCAATTACCCTTTAAAATCGTAATGCCTAGTTCATTGCCACACGATATGGAACTTAAAGAGGTGTTGGTGGGTGTAGACCCCAACACTGGCAAACCTAATTCTGTCAATTTGTCCTTTGCTTCTGCAGATAACAAATATATTTTTGATGTGCGTGAGGAAAAAGGAGATAAATTAAGACATTTAGGTTGGCCATCTGACAAATCGGAAAAAGAAGTAACATTAAACAATTCAAATGCTAAATTTAGGAAGGATGAAAAGCTCGCGATTATACACTGGACCAATGGTGAGATCCTATTTACTGTGCAAGTTGGAGCAGGTAGTGATCTGGCATCCGAAGAAGCATTAGTGGAGATTGCTAATAGGTTTAAATGAAAGCGATAAGACATCATGCAACATCCAGACAGGTAAGCACTGTACAAACCGATACTTTCACAGCAAACATATAAGTAAAACGATAAAATGGAACTGAGTGTATTTGAACATTCAGTTCCTATCACATTTAGGGGAGGATTTTATTCTTGAGGAACGTTATCCTTTTTATTTTATTCTGTAGTATATTTTTCGTTTTTTTCAAAATAGCACAATGGATATTCAATACATTCTTTGGCATTTCTCCATTGGTTGCAGTAATACAAATTATTGTACTGTTTGTGATGTTTATTGTAACACTTTTGCTTACGCATTATTTAGGAAGATGGGTAAAATAAGATTTTTCTTGGAGATATATATTATGATACACTTCAAACCGTTTTTGTTTATCTTTGTTTTCCTGTTGTTAGCTGGTTGTGTGAATAGTACGGATACAGCTGTTGTCCGGAATCTAGAGTTAAGCAAAAACTTATGACATGGGAAGAAAATGTTCACTTATTTGTCATCGAAAAAGATCATGTGAAAGAGTTTACTGTCCTTAATTCCAAGTTCACAACAAAAGATGGAAAGGTCATAAAGATAGAGTACCCCCTTAAGTTAAAAATAGAAAAAACTACTGAGCATCGCCCCTTTGTTCTTTCGAATTAAAGCTCGTTTGAATCTGAAGACTGGTTGGTGTCAACAAATGAACCCAGGTTTTTCATTTTGGGCTTCTTCTATTTGGAGTTTTGCTGAGCGGGATGGTGGTGACAGGTAAGTACTTCTTTTGGGGAATCATCGTTTTGTCGATATTAGGACTCGTGTTTGCGTTCAATGGGGAGAAGAACTTTTTACGAACGACGGGATTAATTTGGCATTCGGTATTTATTGTTCTTTGGCTGCTTTTTCTCGTATGGGCTCTCATTGCCTCTTAGATTGATTACAGAATAAAACATACTTCAACAAGGTGGGTATTATGAAAACAATACTCTTATTTTTATTAGAGATAGCGCGGATTGTTCTGGTCTTTTTTATTGTTTATGTTTTGGTTGGTCTGTTTTTTAGACGCTTTTACGTAGAAGATAATTTTTCTGAGTATATGAAAGTCTGGTATATTCACTTCTTTGTTGCATTCGTAATGACTTTTGTCTGGTACCGCCTTAAAGGAATATATACCGGTTGGTTTCGAAAAGTGGGAGGGGAGAAATAATGGAACAGCACGATCTCCAGAATCTAATGCAACGAGTAGCGGAGTTAGAAAAGAAAGTTGATATGCTATCGAAACAGCAATACTCAAAAGGGGAATTCTGGTATGACTTTTGGAAGGCGTTCTTTGTTGTTTACATTGGATTACACTCTATTGCCGTAATTTATATTCTTCTACAGCAGTAAAAGCGAGTACAAATGTGACCTTCCTTTTTCACATGGATGAGTCACATTTATCATTTCAACTCTGTGAAGCCCTTCCAAGTAACCCCTTTCAAGCAAATTGCTAGATCAAACAGCTTGCTGTATAATGATCTTTTGTTGCAGGAGAAAAGTGGATCAATTGGATAAGTTGCACAACACAGAGGAAACCTGTAAAAAGCGATGATGATTGGGGGAAAGCACCATGGAACTTTGGTATACGGAGAAGCAGACGGAGAACTTTGGCATCACTGCCAAGGTTAAGAAAAGCCTGCACGAGGAACAGTCGGAATTCCAGAAGATTGATATGATTGAGACCCTGCAATGGGGCAAAATGCTGGTCCTCGACGGCATGGTCATGACCACCGACAAGGATGAGTTTGTCTATCATGAGATGATTTCCCACGTAGCGCTTAACACCCATCCGAACCCGAAAAAGGTGCTGGTGGTAGGCGGGGGAGACGGCGGTGCGATCCGTGAAATCGTCAAGCATCCGAGTGTGGAAAAAGCGGTTCTCGCCGAAATCGACGGTCGTGTTATAGAAGTGTCAAAGCAATACCTGCCGCAGATTGCCAGCGAGCTGACCGGCAATCCGAAGGTGGATGTGCAGGTGATCGACGGCATCAAGCATGTGATGGAGCACAAGAACGAGTATGACATCATTCTCGTGGATTCCACCGAGCCGGTCGGTCCG
The DNA window shown above is from Effusibacillus lacus and carries:
- a CDS encoding response regulator transcription factor; the protein is MSKPIKVMLVDDHPLVMNGLRNWLEGEPDIQVVGAFDNGITAFEEMRQLLPDVVVLDIRMPGINGLELARQIKGEYGDSVKLVILSGYVYEEYQRTAFEIGVHAFVPKNASYDQILNAIRQSALGNYLIFEKTKQYETHQLLTPTEIQVLQLVAQEKTNGDIAKELNMAKRTVEYHISSIIQKLGADSRIGAVVKGFQKGIIE
- a CDS encoding sensor histidine kinase yields the protein MISFVAERFNRLVFLLSVLFLCCTLYFIWYVQNTPFMGVFLELNQGKWIVQEVESFGVGHQWGIKQGDLVFLVDGAAPEENYNVYKWGILENVDSLNLLTTEGVYYELKVKEGGAVSSSSKMLSLTALSFAFWAIATYTYIRKPRFTLIKYFWLLMTAISFAMMASIPSSHGLLPARILVILSVAWIPFLTVSFVQQFLEKFDNPSFHRIRNVFRLIGVLFTISLFVYLLVNLSSPLIVKWFRYGLLAQIGLLLLSLPVAFRSSKNKIAPSERNQFLVLLFGFLAGILPFFIFTVVPDLILKTDVIPFQYTLLSIVILPLTCAYVLTKRQIIDMKFYLGGYRSFFKKKDALRQQKIKLLLVTQGEQTYKTMRLILELIHKVIDIDGMFLIWYRKESPVFSSTGCFENKEKELQKWLEKDFPRRSDSKRLTYGNLIHRVFVIGSNQEPHGYLVVGNKRNRSQFTSKEIEFLRNLTEDLLDIYIHFSMYDELQKEYQTRANRSYGKDDIAISKDVSQLLIEAQEEEKIRIAQYLHDQILQSLIFLSRDLKRIGDNNPLLAEREKLDFLVRNVNDTIYEIREICAELYPSIIEDLGLREAIRWYVREIKEKRNVLIDWKYEMEDEHLLPFTTKVSLFRIIKELVNNALKHAEAETIQLSLVLKNDTLTCEISDDGKGIDVPIDFHAFLNGKHLGLVTVQKRIEHLGGSLSFHSAPGKGTRVSFELPVWSKEWEHEQAN
- the speE gene encoding polyamine aminopropyltransferase; translation: MELWYTEKQTENFGITAKVKKSLHEEQSEFQKIDMIETLQWGKMLVLDGMVMTTDKDEFVYHEMISHVALNTHPNPKKVLVVGGGDGGAIREIVKHPSVEKAVLAEIDGRVIEVSKQYLPQIASELTGNPKVDVQVIDGIKHVMEHKNEYDIILVDSTEPVGPAVGLFAKDFYQGIYEALKEDGIMVAQSESPWFNRELITRVFKDISSIFPVTRYYTCSIPTYPSGLWSFTMGSKKYDPLEVDESKLFDPPGTKYYSPKIHKSIFNLPKFVEELLK